The window CCCAGGGCTACGGGCACACGTACGGTCCGTGAATCGGCCAAAGGCAAACTGGGTGGCCGTACCATGGAAATTCAGCGCTTAATCGGTCGTGCTCTGCGCTCGGTGGTTGATTTGGAACAATTGGGTGAGCGGATGCTGACCCTGGATTGCGATGTGATCCAGGCGGATGGGGGAACCCGCACAGCCTCCATTACCGGAGCCTACGTGGCCATGATTTTGGCCTTGAATAAACTGGTGGATCAAGGTATGCTAGAAAAAATACCTGTTCGAGATTTCATCGCTGCCACCAGTGTGGGCATGGTTGATGGAATGCCGGTGCTGGATCTCTGTTACACCGAGGATTCAGCGGCAGAAGTAGACATGAATGTAGTGATGACCGGTTCCGGACGTTTTGTGGAACTTCAGGGAACCGGTGAGGAAGCCACCTTTTCCAGGGAGGATATGAACCTGCTGCTGGATCTGGCCACCGCCGGCATCGAGGAACTAATTTATCTGCAAAAGCAGGTGCTGGGTCAGGAAATAACTTCTAGGATAGGGCAGGTGTAAGGATTGAAGTTGGTTTTGGCAACCAATAACCGGGGCAAAGTGGAGGAACTGGCGGCTATGCTTCAGCCTCTGGGGTTCCAGGTGGTTCCCATTGGAGAGTACCCTGGTTTTGTAGAAGTGGAAGAAGACGGAGATACCTTTATGGCCAATGCCGTTAAAAAGGCGAGAGCGGCGGCTGAATTTACCGGACAAATGTCCCTGGCGGACGACTCCGGTCTGGAGGTGGACGCCCTGAAGGGTGCCCCCGGTGTTTATTCGGCACGATTTGCAGGAGAGCCCACGGATGATGCGGCCAATAACCGAAAGCTTTTAAAATTGCTGGAAGGGGTCCCCCCAGAAAAACGCACGGCTCGTTTTAAATGTGTGATCGCCATTGCCGAACCCGGGGGTCGGATTCATACGGCGGAGGGTTCCTGTGAAGGGCGGATACTACAGGAATTAAAGGGCAAAGGGGGCTTCGGCTACGATCCCCTGTTTTACATTTCCCAGTATAAACAGACCTTTGCTGAAATAGATATGAACCAGAAGAACGCCATCAGCCACAGGGGCCGGGCTTTAAGCAAGGCGGTGGAAGTCCTTAAGCACCTTAGTCTCAGCCGGGAGGGGTAACCTTGAGAATATTAGTCGTTTCCGATACTCATGGGCGATTGGGCGCAGTCCAGCACGTGATAGGACAACTGGGCCATGTGGACCTGATTTTGCATGCCGGCGATCATTACCGGGATGGTGATAATTTGGCCTATATGCTTGAAATACCGGCCCGGGGTGTCATCGGAAACTGCGATTTTCCAGGTGAGGGTCCCTACGATGAATTGTTGGAGGTGGAGGGCCACAAAATTTTTATGACCCATGGCCATCGTTACGGGGTGAAACGGGATGCCGACGCCATTTTGCAGCGGGCTAAAATATTGGGCGCCAGTGTGGCCATTTATGGCCACACCCATGTGGCCGAATACCGGTGCGAGGACGGAATTATCCTGATGAATCCCGGCAGTCCGGCCTATCCCCGGGGGGAAGAAAGGGCATCGGTGGGGGTGCTGGAGATCGAGGGGGAAAAGATTCAAGGTCAAATTTATTTAGTGGATTATTTTTTCCCTTAGCAGCAAAGGAATTTTGCTGCCTTGGACATAAAAGATTGCTGTTGACTTTTTTGATGAGTTTGATATAATAATACTCGTTCACAAATTGATTTGATACCAAGCGGGTGTAGCTCAATGGTAGAGCACCGGCCTTCCAAGCCGGGTACGTGGGTTCGATTCCCATCACCCGCTCCAGAAAGACATACTTCCCACCAAGGGAATTTAATGTCTTTTTTTATGTGAAGAAGTATGGTATTACGGTGGAAAAGATCGCTAATGACAAAGACAAACGGGAATTTGAAGAGGTAAAATCTTATGGTTAAAAAGGCTTTAAAATCCGCACTAGGAGTTAGTATAGGTGTAACGATTGGTGGTATTGTTTTACCTCGAATTCTTTTTTCTGAACGCTATAACGATACATATCCTCCTATGTTAGAACAGACACTACTGTATTTCGTGATTTCCTATGTTATTTGCTTCCTTGTTTCTCTTTTGATTGAATGGATAAGAATAAAAATGAAAAATGAAATCTAAATTCCAATTTATCGGGCAGATTGCAGGAAATGTCGGATAAATCCGCAAAGTTTTTCCTACTATTGTTTCAAAAAAGAACAAACTTTGACACAAGAAAAGCCACCAAGACAGGTGGCTTTCTTGTGTCTGCGCCTAATCATTATACATGGTATAATACTCTATGGATAATTCCTATTCCCATGCAAATTTCAGATAATTAACGCAATCAAATAGTTTGCTATTGGAGGAAATGGCATGAAATGGAGCGAACGATACGACGCCAATCATAAGCCCTCATACGATAATATCAGTGAGTTTATAGGCAATGACTTATGGCATGAACTAAATTTATACCTACAAGAAGCCTATAACATACGGCCTAACGTCACATATAGCAAGTGCTCTGCACAAAAGGGCTGGAATATCAAATACCGCAAAGGCGGCAAATCGCTATGCACGCTCTATCCAATGCAAGGCTATTTTATCGCGCTGGTGGTCATTGGAGCAAAAGAAATGGCCGAAGCCGATTTGTTGATACCGTTGTGCAGCCAATACACCCAAAATCTCTATCAACAAACGGAATTTTCTCTTGGCGGCAAATGGATGATGGTCAATGTTACGAAGGCAGACATTCTG is drawn from Desulforamulus ruminis DSM 2154 and contains these coding sequences:
- a CDS encoding XTP/dITP diphosphatase, encoding MKLVLATNNRGKVEELAAMLQPLGFQVVPIGEYPGFVEVEEDGDTFMANAVKKARAAAEFTGQMSLADDSGLEVDALKGAPGVYSARFAGEPTDDAANNRKLLKLLEGVPPEKRTARFKCVIAIAEPGGRIHTAEGSCEGRILQELKGKGGFGYDPLFYISQYKQTFAEIDMNQKNAISHRGRALSKAVEVLKHLSLSREG
- a CDS encoding DUF3788 domain-containing protein; translation: MKWSERYDANHKPSYDNISEFIGNDLWHELNLYLQEAYNIRPNVTYSKCSAQKGWNIKYRKGGKSLCTLYPMQGYFIALVVIGAKEMAEADLLIPLCSQYTQNLYQQTEFSLGGKWMMVNVTKADILHDVKKLIGLRVKPNRFIS
- a CDS encoding metallophosphoesterase; protein product: MRILVVSDTHGRLGAVQHVIGQLGHVDLILHAGDHYRDGDNLAYMLEIPARGVIGNCDFPGEGPYDELLEVEGHKIFMTHGHRYGVKRDADAILQRAKILGASVAIYGHTHVAEYRCEDGIILMNPGSPAYPRGEERASVGVLEIEGEKIQGQIYLVDYFFP
- the rph gene encoding ribonuclease PH codes for the protein MKRVDGRNSGQIRPVQMTTHYNKYAEGSVLIEIGDTRVICTATIEEKVPPFLRGAGKGWVTAEYAMLPRATGTRTVRESAKGKLGGRTMEIQRLIGRALRSVVDLEQLGERMLTLDCDVIQADGGTRTASITGAYVAMILALNKLVDQGMLEKIPVRDFIAATSVGMVDGMPVLDLCYTEDSAAEVDMNVVMTGSGRFVELQGTGEEATFSREDMNLLLDLATAGIEELIYLQKQVLGQEITSRIGQV